The genomic window CCAATGTTCCATGTTGGCGTCGTGCCAGGGTTTCAGAGGGTCCGGCAGTTTGTCACGCGGCGTTTCATAAACCCGCATGATCAGCATCGAACTGACGCGCGCGCACAGTTTGGTCAAGGAGTCGCCGGAGATAATGCAGGTGTCTTTACCCATCCCACTTCTCCGTGCCGAATTCGTCAGCGACAATTTGCGGTGTGCCGGGTGGGGACCAGAGCTGACCGGGGGCGAGATAGAAACCGCCAACATCATCCGGTATCTTCATCGCCATCAGCTCTGCAATATCACCGGTTGGCTCACTGTGATTCCCTTTCAGGATGGGCTTCAAAACCTTTTGCAGAGCCCATGCTCGCCAGAGACCATCTGGCCCGGTGATACCAATGTAGTGATGGGCATATTGCTGATACTTCTTAAGTAATTCATCGAGTTTTTCGAGGTCTAAATTGTCATAATACCCGGCTTCAGCAACCCGAAACGTAATTTCCAAGGACCTTTTAGAGGTATTGGCAATGGTTGTTAAAAAGCTTCGATTTAAATAGTCTGAGCCCTTGTCTGGCACCTGAAACCACGGATCGGCATTATGTGCCAAAAGAATTAGCACGGCTTGAAGATTATATTCCGCACTGGAATCCGTCAGCAGGCTAAAACCCGCCTCTGAATCGTAGGCATTCGGGCCACCGCCGTTTTCCAGATAAAGCGTCAGGAACTGGTTGCCGAATGAGTAATCCGGAAAGGGTACGATCCGGTTGTCATCTTCTGGACCGAATGCCGTCCTGGTTGTGATCGCATCAAAGGCCAGTTCATCCTCATTATAGGTTACATCCGCGCCATGCCTCACCAGCGCTTCTGCCGCCGGGAAATTGCGGGACAGCAGCGCCTCGCGCAACAGATTGTCGGTGTAGCCCTGATCGATGCCGAACTCGCCTTCCGTCAAAGGATAGGTCTGGTTGATCTCTTCCTTGGTGAACTTCGCCAGATCGGCGTCAGATGGCGTTCGCCCCATGACGATGGCGGTCAGCAGCACCTTGATATCCATCGGCGCATCAGCAAAGGAGGTCTGCGCCCGTCTGAGGTTCTTCTCCCGCCATTGTTCCAGAAACGCCTCCTGATCCTTTTGCGCCTGTTCGGCCTCGGCCTGTTTCATGCTTTCCTCCACGGTCATGGGCGGTTGTCGGGATTGCGGTGCTTGCGGCGGCGCACGCAGGAACCAGCCGAAACCGGCCAGCATCGCCACGATAAAAACACCGCCAAAGACCTGGTTCCATTTCATGGGCGGCTCCATGACAGTGCGTCTTGTTGGGGGTGTTCGCACTTCGCCCGACAAACCCGCGTGATCAGCATGGAACTGACCCTCTCGCAGAGCTTGGTGATGGAGTCGCCGGAGATGATGCAGCTGTCCTTACCCATCCCGCTTCTCCGTGCCTTCCTGTTGCTTGGTAAGTGGCAGGGCATCCGGCGTTTCACGGATCATGGCGACGTGCTCCCTATTGTTTTGGCCTGTCGAGCAGGAAGGTGAAAGCGCAGGACGGCCACAGGTGATAGCAGCCGGATGCGACGAATATCCGCGACAATTCGAGGAGATCACGTTCCCATATGGGGCGAAGACTGTCCGCCGTGATCGGGGTCGGCCGTCTGCTGGTCGGTTTGCCCGCAGGCGGGGCCTTGATGGCACTCTCTTTCAGCCGCTCCCGTGCGTCGTCATCATTTCGCCAGAGCTTGAGCCCCTCGCCGATCGTGGAGAAAGGATGGGCAAGCATATACAGGCCGATATGGCTGATCAGGCGGTTCAAAAACAGGTCGAGCGTATTGCTGGTTTCGGCAATGTCGAGGATCGGCTTCAGGAAGGAGAAGGGATAGCCCGGCGCGAGTTCCTGATCCTCCAGCGGATAGAGTTTCGGCAGGTCGCCCCACATCGGCGCATAGTCCAGCGATTGGCCGAACAGTTCGGTCGGGCCGGGGCTGATGCCCTGATAGCCGAAGGGCATGGCAACCGCTTCCGGCATCTGATGGCCGCTCCAGCGCAACAGGCTGGACAGAAGCGGCACAAGCGGCGTGCGCGATTGCAGCGAGGACAGGATTTCCGATTGCACATAGCGGGAGCGGACGGGGATGGAACAGGCGTCGGTGAGTTTGGCACCTGCCGCTTTCGCGGTCTTTTTGTGCAGGCCCGCTGCGTTATAGGTCCAGCAGGAGATTTTCAGTTCCGGATAGGCCTTTTGTGCCGCCAGTGCCGCCGCGCTCGCCAGTCCGCCGCCCAGAGAATGGCCGACAACGCTCAACCGGTTATTCCATTTCGAGATTGCATCACCAGCGGCTCCTTTTCCTGCGGTAATCGCATTCTTATATTGACTGGGAACATTCCCCAGTCCTTGACTGATATTGGTGGGCCAGTCGCCGTTTTCGCCATAATAGAGCGTGGCGGAGAATGTGAAGGTGAAGGTCAGCATCAGATAGGATGGCATGGCCGTGCCGGCCGCGGTGTTGACCGGCAGCTTGCGCGTCACCGTCACATTCGAAAACAAGACCGTATTGTCGGAAAGCACGCCACTGGCATCTTTCAGCACGCTTTCCGGCTTGCCATTATAGTCCGGATTTTTGGAGAGCGTCGTGTCGAAGGCATGAACCTCCGGCTTGCCGGTAAAATTCTTCCAGCCCACCGTGGAATCGGAAGTGATCGTGACGGCGCCATTGATGTTCAACGCCAGTTCAGCAAAATCCTCATCGGTTACGTCGGAGCCGCGAAAGGCCAGTACGGGCGGGCAGCATTGCGGCGCTTTCGTTCCACCGGCATTCTTCGGCGTGTAGAGGGCGCATTGAAAGCCGTCGCTGCCCTTGGTCTGTTTCACCTCCCAGGCCACGTCCCAATGTTTCAGATTGGCGTCATACCAAGGTTTCAGCGGGTCCGGCAGCTTGTCGCGCGGCGTGTCATAAATCCGCGTGATCAGCATGGAACTGGCGCGCTCGCAAAGCTTGGTCAGCGAGTCGCCGGAGATAATACAGCTGTCCTTACCCATCCCACTTCTCCGTGCCTTCCTGCTGTTTGGTGAGGGGCAGTGCGTCCGGCGGTGACCAGAGCTGACCGGGGGCAAGAAAGAATCCGCCGATATCGTCCGGCACATCCATCGCCAGAAGCTCGGAGATAAATCCGGTTGGTTCACGGTTGTTGCCCTTGAGGATCAGCGGCAAGACCTTTTGCAAGCCCCATGTCGAAGCAAGATCGCTTGGACCAGTGGAGCCGACATATTGTTTGGCGATGCTTTGGTATTGCTCGATCAATCTGTCGAGCTTGTCCACGGGGGCATTGTCGTAGTGACCTGCTTTGGCAACACGAAAAGCAATTTCTAGTTGAATATCATATGCTGTGGCAATTGTGATGAAGAAACTGTCGTATCGATAGTCCGCCCCTTCGGCCGGCACCTGAAACCACGGATCGGCATGGTGCGCCAGTAGAAGCAGAATGGCCTGCAGGTTGTTATGACCGTCAGCGTACGTCAAAAGACTGTTTAATCCCTCTTTCACATAGGCATTCGGATCGCCGCCATTTTCGAGATAAAGCGTCAGGAACTGGTTGCCAAAAGCGTAGTCGAGAAACGGCGTCGCAGCCGTATCCGGGCGGTAGATGCCGAACCCGGTCAGCGTCGTAATCGCGTCAAAGGCCAGTTCATTGTCGTTATAGGTTACATCCGCGCCATGCCTCGCCAGCGCTTCGGCCGCCGGGAAATTGCGGGACAACAGCGCCTCGCGCAGCAGATTGTCGGTATAGCCCTGATCAATGCCGAACTCGCCTTCGGTCAGTGGGTAAGTCTTGTTGATCTCTTCCTTGCTGAATTTGGCCAGATCGGCATCGGAGGGCGTTCGCCCCATGACGATGCCCGTCAGCAGCGCCTTGAGATCCATCGGCGCATCGGCAAATGATGTCTGCGCCCGTCTGAGATTGCGTTCCCGAAACGCGGCGATGATCTGTTCCTGTTCCTTTTGGGCCTTCTCGGCCGCGTCGGCTTTCATCTCGGCCATGATTTCCTCCTGCCGTTGCTGCGCCTGAAGTTCCTGCCTCTGAAGCAGATGCCAATAGGCCTTCCCGCCCCAATACCCGCCGGCGCCGAGCCCGGCTGCGAGCGCCACCGAGACACCGGCGATCATGAGCGTCCGTTTCCATTTCATGCGGCTCTCTCCCTCAATTGACCTTGACGATATCGGAGAGGAGTTCGATCTTCTCGTCGCTTTTCTGGATGACCCGCTTGGCAATGATGTTGATCGTTCCGTCGGCGGTCATGATGATGCGCGCCTGGCCGCAATGGAGGATGATTTCCTCGCCGGCCGAAATCTCGATGCGGCGCTTGACGGTGAGGTCGTAATCCTTACCGACGGTCGTGGTCTTGTTGTCGCGCACATCCTCACTGTGGTTTTCGCCGATCGTCTGCGCCCTGCTCTTTTCGACCGAAATCATCAGATTGCCATTGCCCTTTTCACCCGTTTCGGGCCGCCCGAGCGCTTCGGCTGTCGTGCCGATGCCTTGGGTGTCGCGCGAGGCCGATGACGGCGTGAGGGTGCCGGTATTGCCCGGCCCGACCCGCAGCTCCATATTGCCGTCAACGATCTCGGTCAGGTTATTGCCGACCTCGATGCCCTTGTTGTGGCCGATGGACTGGACCCAGTTGTTGTTGATGCGTTCGGAGTGGTTGTTGTTGGTCTTTTCGTTGCGGTCCTTCTGGGCGTAGACATAGACCTCCTGCCGGTCGTTCTCGTCCTCGAAGCGCAGCTCGTTATAGCCGGGACCCTTGTGCGTCTGGGAGCGCCAGACGGTTCTGGTCTTGTTTTCGGGGAGCTTGTAGGGCGGCAGGTTGAGGGCGTTGTAGGAGCGGCCGGTGATGATCGGCTGGTCGGGGTCGCCGCGGACGTAATCGACGATCACCTCCTGTTTGACCCGCGGCAGGATCACCTCGCCGAAAGTGCCGCCCGCCGAGCTTGAAGCGACGCGGGTCCAGACCGAGGCGTGCTCATTGTCTTTCGAGCGTCTGTCCCACGGATAGGAAAGTTTCACGCGGCCCCAGTCATCGCAGTAGATCTCCTCGCCCTCCGGGCCGCTGACGGTTGCGATCTCCGGGCCGTCGGCTTTCGGCTTCGGCTGTTTCGGCGGGGCGTAGTTGAGGTCCGCCGGCATCGCCAGGAAGCGATTGGCATAGGTGGTCGCGCCAGCACCTGCCTCCTCTTTCAGCGCCTGCGGCTGCTCGCCCTCATGGGAAACGGAGAGCAGATGCCAGAAGACGTTGCAGTCGTCATTTTGATGCTCGGTGAGCATGACCTTATAGCCCGGCGTCAGCGCCGGCGCATTGGTGCGGCCCTCGCCGGTGGTGGCCTCGACGCGCACGGCCTCGAGCTGCGATCTGGTGAACGGCTTGCCCGCGACATCCTTCTTGTAGCCGCCCGGATAGTTGTAGAGATCGTAATTGCCCTTGGCGCCGTTATCGGCCTGACGGTCGGCGCGATGCTCTTGGCTGTACCCCGGATTGGTGAACAGCCTCTCGCGCTGGGTGAAGCTCGTCGCCCGCAAGCGCTCGCGGAAGGTGAAGCTGCGGCAGAAGACGCCCTTCGCCACGCCGCCGGGATTGGCATTGTATTCCAGTTCCGGCATTGCCTTCAGCTTCGGCACGATCATCGGCGTATCGATGAATGTGACCTGGTTCTGTCCGTTTTCGCCGGAGGTGAAGAAGAACCAGATGCCTTCCTCGGCGGCGATGCGGCGGACGAAATCGAGATGGGTTTCGTTGTACTGGACGCAATATTCCCGCGCTACATGGGCGCCCTCAAGCACGAAGCGCATATCCTCGACGCGGTTTTCCTTCAGCACCTCGGCGATGATTTCGGGCACGGTCTTCTGCTGGAAGATGCGGCTGTCGGAGCCATGGGCGAGCCGGCCGAGCGCAGGCATGAGGACGACGGTGTAGAAGGTGCGGTGAGCCCCCTCATCGCGGCGGGCCATATCGGCGATGATGCCGGAAATATGCCTTATGCCTGCATATTTGTGATGGATCGTCAGCGTCGCCGGTGTGTCGAGCAGGGCGTTGATATCGATCTTGGGATCATCGGAGACGAGTTCGATCACCACCTCGGAAAGCTCGAAGAGTTTCTCTTCTGACGAAAAGCCATGAACGAGAAGCTCCGCATCCTTCAGCGCCGGGGCCTCGAAGGTGAAGGCAATGTCCTGATCCTGGAAGAGGACCGGCATGTCGATGATGGCGTTCATGGTGATGTCCTTCCTGAAGAGCGAGCGGGTGGCTCAAGAGCGTGAGGCCGGGAAAGTGACCGGAAAGCCATTGGCGCCGATCCGTCCGGCGGCCTTCAGCACCTTGTAGGCACGGCGATAGCGGCGCGCCGATGTGTAGCTGAGCCCTGTTCTTTCGCGCAGCGCCTCGCCCTTGGCCGCGCCGTTATCGTGGCGCTTGCCGGACCAGTCATCGATCATCAGGTCGAGGAAATCCCTGTCGGCGGGCGTCTGCGACAGGCGTTTCTCGACATAGAGCACCGCCCGCCGCTCGTCGTCGATGACATTGGGCCTGTGGCCGTGACGGGCAGAAAAATCTTCCGGCGTGAGCGTCAGCAGGTCGCCGAACCGCTCTGCCCACCATGCCGCCCGGTCGTCGTGCCAGGAAAGGCCGAGCCGGGTGCGAAGGTTCATCAGGATCTTGGTGTCGAAGGGCAGGAACGCATCGAGCTTCATCGGAAAGTCGGCCCATTCGCGGATGAGGGCGGCAAGCGCCGGCGTCAGGACGACCTGCGGGCTGGTCTTGGGCCTGCCGATCTCGACGCCGCGCAGGATGGTGACACCAAGATCCGTCTTCTGTTCGCGCCGGACCTTGAAACGGGTTCCGTCGATATCGTCAACGATGCGCACCGGCTTTGCGAGCGCCGCCCGCCGCGCCCGCTCCTTAGGGTCGCGGCCATCGACAATGCCGAGACGCTTGCGGAATTTGAGGAGCCGCACCGATCCGAGCGGCAGGCCGGAACGCTTCTGCGAGAAGCCATGGGCAAGCAGGTGATCGGCGAGTTCGCGCGTCAGCACCGCTTCCGGCGTGCCGGTCGATCGATCTTCGGGATAGCCGAGGTAGATGGAAAAGCCGTGCCCGCTGTCAATCGCCTGCCGGCAGGAGAAGACACGACCGTCGATATCTGTGATTGGCGTAACGGCTTCCAGCATCGTCAGATGTGACACACGAATATCCTTGATGTCTAATATGACAGCGGAAGTTTTACAACTTTAAGGAAGGATGTCAATCATAGTCCGGCCAGATTGCAACCAGACTATGGCATGCGATCCATGAGGAGGCGCTGAAGATGAAAACTGTTCAGGATATCGCCGGGCAACTGGCCTTTTCGGA from Martelella sp. NC20 includes these protein-coding regions:
- the tssI gene encoding type VI secretion system tip protein TssI/VgrG is translated as MNAIIDMPVLFQDQDIAFTFEAPALKDAELLVHGFSSEEKLFELSEVVIELVSDDPKIDINALLDTPATLTIHHKYAGIRHISGIIADMARRDEGAHRTFYTVVLMPALGRLAHGSDSRIFQQKTVPEIIAEVLKENRVEDMRFVLEGAHVAREYCVQYNETHLDFVRRIAAEEGIWFFFTSGENGQNQVTFIDTPMIVPKLKAMPELEYNANPGGVAKGVFCRSFTFRERLRATSFTQRERLFTNPGYSQEHRADRQADNGAKGNYDLYNYPGGYKKDVAGKPFTRSQLEAVRVEATTGEGRTNAPALTPGYKVMLTEHQNDDCNVFWHLLSVSHEGEQPQALKEEAGAGATTYANRFLAMPADLNYAPPKQPKPKADGPEIATVSGPEGEEIYCDDWGRVKLSYPWDRRSKDNEHASVWTRVASSSAGGTFGEVILPRVKQEVIVDYVRGDPDQPIITGRSYNALNLPPYKLPENKTRTVWRSQTHKGPGYNELRFEDENDRQEVYVYAQKDRNEKTNNNHSERINNNWVQSIGHNKGIEVGNNLTEIVDGNMELRVGPGNTGTLTPSSASRDTQGIGTTAEALGRPETGEKGNGNLMISVEKSRAQTIGENHSEDVRDNKTTTVGKDYDLTVKRRIEISAGEEIILHCGQARIIMTADGTINIIAKRVIQKSDEKIELLSDIVKVN
- a CDS encoding LbetaH domain-containing protein, producing MSHLTMLEAVTPITDIDGRVFSCRQAIDSGHGFSIYLGYPEDRSTGTPEAVLTRELADHLLAHGFSQKRSGLPLGSVRLLKFRKRLGIVDGRDPKERARRAALAKPVRIVDDIDGTRFKVRREQKTDLGVTILRGVEIGRPKTSPQVVLTPALAALIREWADFPMKLDAFLPFDTKILMNLRTRLGLSWHDDRAAWWAERFGDLLTLTPEDFSARHGHRPNVIDDERRAVLYVEKRLSQTPADRDFLDLMIDDWSGKRHDNGAAKGEALRERTGLSYTSARRYRRAYKVLKAAGRIGANGFPVTFPASRS